A genomic region of Thermodesulfitimonas autotrophica contains the following coding sequences:
- a CDS encoding MBL fold metallo-hydrolase, which produces MKNCRLYRAEEAQELLLKTVVYLEDKPGQLHAFASLLAEKGANITYFYYNRSENPNRVLLEATGPDKEGFKEICQVLEKEGLLDPPSSESALELSVLSPENVLKIQAHLPHRPGELARLAGLCRDYRANVIYMTYDENLSPTTVTVALATSAPQEVDDLLKALNRVGYCYSCVYEGASQSEVDEIIGLNLAERFFLRLKKLLGTEDLEQLRKVVLSSQRLCTSLTRFSQQAGRNLAAGQVFTNILAFAASARAYTGDRFSYRRLPPLPLGRVLFHLFRLPVGGNICLLEAPEEIVMIDGSYGIYYEDVKRMLRENDLEPERITRIYLSHADADHAGLSGYFAREFSTRVYLHPEARGVLEHENRAWGTNSPLLELNHYYTVLVNSFTGFAVPQNWEPLRAARRGELGGFLVIDDFTVGDLTFLVLESKGGHVRDQVFFASPEAGIIFTADYLLWVDSLRLEEKEFLNLPRFMMTSTNAVSSLFRQEMEELKDLVLALDEKLAAKKRGMIVVPGHGDYYPSRLLHPARK; this is translated from the coding sequence GTGAAAAACTGTCGCCTGTACCGCGCAGAAGAGGCTCAGGAGCTTTTACTCAAAACCGTGGTCTACCTGGAGGATAAACCGGGCCAGCTTCACGCCTTCGCCTCTTTGCTGGCCGAAAAAGGGGCTAACATAACCTATTTTTATTATAACCGTTCCGAAAACCCTAACCGGGTTCTATTGGAGGCCACGGGACCTGATAAAGAAGGGTTTAAAGAAATCTGTCAGGTATTAGAAAAAGAGGGTTTGCTGGACCCTCCTTCTTCCGAATCTGCACTGGAACTTAGTGTTCTCAGTCCTGAGAATGTCTTAAAGATACAGGCGCATCTCCCTCACCGTCCCGGGGAACTGGCCCGTCTGGCGGGGCTTTGCCGCGATTACCGGGCCAATGTGATTTACATGACCTACGACGAAAATCTCTCGCCCACTACCGTAACTGTGGCTTTAGCAACATCTGCTCCCCAGGAAGTGGACGATCTTTTAAAGGCTTTAAACCGCGTTGGTTATTGTTACAGCTGTGTTTACGAGGGTGCCAGCCAAAGTGAAGTTGACGAGATTATAGGCCTAAACCTTGCGGAACGCTTTTTCCTTCGTTTAAAAAAGCTTTTGGGCACGGAAGACCTGGAGCAGCTTCGCAAGGTAGTGCTTTCTTCCCAGCGACTTTGCACCTCCCTTACTCGCTTCAGCCAGCAGGCGGGAAGGAACCTCGCTGCAGGCCAGGTCTTTACCAATATCCTGGCCTTTGCCGCCTCGGCACGAGCCTACACAGGCGACAGGTTCAGCTACCGGCGTCTCCCTCCCTTACCTCTGGGGCGGGTGCTTTTTCACCTCTTCCGGCTACCGGTCGGCGGAAATATCTGTTTATTGGAGGCGCCGGAGGAGATAGTCATGATCGATGGTAGCTACGGAATTTACTACGAAGACGTTAAAAGGATGCTGCGGGAAAACGACCTCGAGCCGGAACGGATAACCAGGATTTACCTTTCCCACGCCGATGCCGACCACGCCGGCCTAAGTGGCTACTTCGCCCGGGAGTTCAGCACCCGGGTCTACCTTCACCCAGAAGCGCGCGGAGTTTTGGAGCACGAAAACCGGGCGTGGGGTACTAATTCCCCTCTACTCGAACTTAACCACTACTACACGGTACTGGTTAACAGTTTCACGGGCTTTGCGGTCCCTCAAAACTGGGAGCCTCTCAGAGCCGCGCGGCGGGGGGAGCTGGGCGGTTTTCTCGTTATCGACGACTTCACCGTCGGCGACCTTACCTTCCTGGTATTAGAAAGCAAAGGGGGACACGTGCGCGATCAAGTCTTTTTTGCAAGTCCAGAAGCAGGGATAATCTTTACCGCTGACTACCTCCTGTGGGTAGACAGCCTCCGGCTGGAAGAAAAGGAATTCCTTAACTTGCCTCGGTTTATGATGACGAGCACCAACGCCGTAAGCTCTCTTTTTCGCCAGGAGATGGAGGAGCTGAAAGACCTCGTCCTTGCTCTCGATGAAAAGCTGGCGGCCAAAAAGCGGGGGATGATCGTGGTACCCGGCCATGGCGACTATTATCCATCGAGGCTCCTTCATCCGGCGCGGAAGTAA
- a CDS encoding sensor histidine kinase yields the protein MRSIAAKLYLTMVLLVTMVLGILGLTQTRAIEWSYYRFEARRMVAEAEELAGLLSSGAAPEAVGERVAFLSQVFHATVLVVDATGRVQQWRGMGPWRRFYAGMVLGGEDVAAVLAGKTVHREGAHPLFEGVRLLWVGVPIRSGGAVTGGVFVYAPVAPLEARVRGLEVTLVVALLGGVALAGVLSFFVARHFSRRLVAMEKVAEAMAAGDYAARVAVAGEDEVARLGASLNKLAAELQKRLEELQRMDTARRDFVAAVSHELRTPLSIIQGYTEAILDGMVTPEERHQYLTAIREEAERLRRLTNELLDLRRLETGALKVRREEVNLGEVAERAAARFKTQAATAGLHFHVEVSPVPPVAGDPDRLAQVVVNLLDNAFRFTPAGGSVILRVEPAPEGVALTVQDTGPGIAPEELPYIWEKFYRGDKARVRTTGGSGLGLAIVKQIVELHGGRVAVESQPGAGSTFRVVLPVAPGDAY from the coding sequence ATGCGGAGCATAGCGGCTAAGCTTTACCTCACCATGGTCCTCCTGGTCACCATGGTGCTGGGTATCTTAGGGCTGACGCAGACGAGAGCGATAGAGTGGAGCTACTACCGGTTTGAGGCCCGCCGGATGGTGGCCGAAGCGGAAGAGCTCGCAGGGCTCCTATCCTCGGGGGCGGCGCCGGAAGCGGTAGGTGAGCGGGTCGCCTTCTTGAGCCAGGTCTTCCACGCTACCGTCTTGGTTGTTGACGCTACCGGCCGGGTGCAGCAATGGCGGGGGATGGGGCCGTGGCGGCGCTTCTACGCGGGAATGGTGCTCGGCGGGGAGGACGTGGCGGCGGTGCTGGCCGGTAAAACGGTGCACCGTGAGGGCGCGCACCCGCTCTTTGAAGGGGTGCGCCTCCTGTGGGTCGGGGTCCCCATTCGTTCTGGGGGTGCAGTCACCGGTGGCGTTTTCGTTTACGCGCCCGTCGCCCCTTTGGAAGCTAGGGTGAGAGGCCTTGAGGTAACATTAGTCGTGGCCCTTCTGGGCGGGGTGGCGCTCGCCGGCGTCTTGAGCTTCTTCGTCGCCCGCCATTTCAGCCGGCGCCTGGTGGCGATGGAGAAAGTGGCCGAGGCAATGGCTGCTGGCGACTACGCGGCCCGGGTCGCGGTCGCCGGAGAGGACGAGGTGGCCCGCCTTGGCGCATCGCTCAATAAGTTAGCCGCGGAACTACAAAAGCGGCTTGAAGAGCTTCAGCGCATGGACACCGCACGGCGGGACTTTGTGGCCGCCGTTTCCCACGAACTGCGGACGCCGCTCAGCATCATTCAAGGCTACACGGAAGCGATCCTTGACGGAATGGTGACACCTGAGGAACGACACCAGTACCTCACCGCGATCCGGGAGGAGGCGGAGCGGCTCCGGCGCTTGACCAACGAACTGCTCGATTTGCGGCGCCTCGAAACAGGAGCGCTTAAAGTACGGCGCGAAGAAGTGAATCTCGGAGAGGTTGCCGAGCGGGCCGCGGCTCGCTTCAAGACCCAGGCGGCTACCGCCGGGCTCCACTTCCACGTTGAGGTATCTCCCGTACCCCCTGTTGCCGGTGACCCCGACCGGTTAGCGCAGGTCGTCGTCAACCTGCTCGATAATGCCTTCCGGTTTACGCCCGCGGGTGGTAGCGTTATCCTCCGCGTGGAACCTGCGCCGGAAGGAGTCGCTCTCACCGTACAGGATACCGGCCCCGGCATTGCACCGGAGGAACTCCCCTACATCTGGGAGAAATTTTACCGGGGCGATAAAGCCCGCGTCCGCACTACGGGCGGCAGCGGCCTTGGCCTGGCGATAGTGAAACAGATCGTCGAGCTGCACGGCGGCCGGGTTGCGGTCGAGAGCCAGCCCGGCGCAGGAAGTACTTTTAGAGTAGTGCTTCCGGTAGCCCCGGGCGATGCTTACTAA
- the yhbH gene encoding sporulation protein YhbH, whose protein sequence is MDFTITREDWSLHRKGEIDARRHQEKVREAICRRLAEIVTEESIILSNGQRIVRVPIRSLEEYRFRFNYNKMRRVGQGNGKTQVGDLIITGRPRGQGKGAGEEPGIDYYEAEVTIDEIANVLFEELCLPDLKSDRKMQAAVDALEFSDIRKKGLSTNIDRKRTLLAVLKRNALNGRPGFHDIRPEDLRYRTWNPRISSEAGAVVIAMMDTSGSMGPFEKYIARCFFFWVVRFLRTKYQNVEIIYLTHHTEAREVKEEEFFQKGESGGTRCSSVYRLALEIINQRYPPDDYNVYAFHFSDGDNLNTDNDLCISLVQELLKVTNLVGYGEIEGPYYYTSTLKTAYRAINHPRFVTVTLRDKGDVYKALKTFFGRQQSRNEGAS, encoded by the coding sequence ATGGATTTTACAATTACCCGGGAGGATTGGTCACTCCACCGGAAGGGAGAGATCGACGCCCGGCGCCACCAGGAAAAGGTTCGGGAGGCCATCTGCCGGCGGCTTGCCGAAATAGTGACCGAGGAAAGTATCATCCTGAGCAACGGACAGCGGATTGTCCGTGTGCCCATCCGCTCGCTTGAGGAATACCGCTTCCGCTTCAACTACAACAAGATGCGGCGGGTAGGGCAGGGGAATGGGAAGACGCAGGTAGGCGACCTGATTATAACCGGGCGACCCCGGGGACAGGGTAAGGGGGCAGGCGAGGAGCCGGGCATCGATTACTACGAGGCGGAAGTTACCATCGACGAAATCGCCAACGTCCTTTTCGAGGAACTTTGCTTACCAGACCTGAAGTCGGACCGGAAAATGCAGGCGGCCGTTGACGCGCTCGAGTTTTCCGATATCCGTAAGAAAGGCCTCTCCACTAACATCGACCGCAAGCGCACTCTACTCGCGGTCCTGAAGCGTAACGCACTTAACGGCAGGCCGGGCTTCCACGATATCCGGCCCGAAGACCTCCGTTACCGCACCTGGAACCCGCGCATCTCTTCGGAAGCTGGCGCCGTGGTCATCGCCATGATGGATACCTCAGGCTCGATGGGTCCTTTTGAGAAGTATATCGCCCGTTGTTTCTTTTTCTGGGTGGTCCGTTTCTTACGCACGAAATACCAGAACGTGGAAATAATATATCTTACCCACCATACCGAAGCCCGCGAGGTTAAAGAGGAAGAGTTCTTTCAGAAAGGAGAGAGCGGGGGAACGCGCTGCTCTTCGGTCTACCGGTTGGCCCTCGAGATTATCAACCAGCGTTACCCGCCCGATGATTATAACGTTTACGCCTTCCATTTCTCGGATGGTGATAACCTTAACACTGATAACGACCTCTGCATCAGCCTGGTACAGGAGTTGCTGAAGGTTACCAATTTGGTAGGCTACGGCGAGATCGAAGGCCCTTACTACTACACGAGTACGCTCAAAACGGCTTACCGCGCGATCAACCATCCCCGTTTCGTTACTGTTACGCTCCGGGACAAGGGAGACGTCTATAAAGCCCTTAAGACCTTCTTCGGACGCCAGCAGAGCCGGAATGAGGGGGCGTCTTAG
- a CDS encoding PrkA family serine protein kinase, with protein MEFIKRLKEHQDAERRLAWEGTFKDYIELVRKNPQICQLAHSRIYNMIVAAGVEAVDGQKRYKFFSRELFGLDRTLEKLVEEYFHPAARRLDVRKRILLLMGPVSGGKSTLVNLLKRGLEQYTRTDAGAVYAIKGCPMHEEPLHLIPRGLRGEFQREYGVYIEGELCPVCRLRVETEYSGRIEDVPVERVLFSEEKRIGIGTFTPSDPKSQDIAELTGSIDFSTIAEYGSESDPRAYRFDGELNIANRGIMEFQEMLKCDERFLWNLLSLSQEGNFKAGRFALIYADELIIAHSNEAEYKAFISNKKNEALLSRMIVMKIPYNLRVSDEIKIYQKLIKQSDLKDIHIAPHALRVAAIFSVLSRLKESKKQGIDIVKKLKLYDGEDLEGFKQADVAELMAEHPDEGMSGVDPRYVINRLCSALIRSETRCIGPLDVLRALKDGLDQHPSVTPEERERLLNFISLARREYDEIAKREVQKAFVYSFEESARNLFDNYLDNVEAYCSGAKVRDPITDEELEPDERLMRSIEEQIGVSETAKKSFREEILIRLSSYARKGRRFDYTAHERLREAIERKLFADLKDVIKITTTTKTPDAEQLKRLSVVSERLIREYGYCPVCASELLRYVGSLLSR; from the coding sequence GTGGAGTTCATCAAACGTCTTAAAGAACACCAGGATGCCGAGAGGCGGCTTGCCTGGGAGGGTACTTTTAAAGATTATATCGAGCTTGTGCGCAAGAACCCGCAGATCTGCCAGCTTGCGCACAGCCGCATCTACAACATGATCGTTGCTGCAGGGGTAGAAGCGGTTGACGGGCAGAAGCGGTACAAATTCTTTAGCCGGGAGCTTTTCGGCCTCGACCGGACGTTAGAGAAGTTAGTCGAGGAATACTTTCACCCGGCAGCGCGGCGGCTGGACGTCCGCAAGCGTATCCTCCTGCTCATGGGGCCTGTTAGCGGGGGAAAATCAACCCTCGTAAATCTCCTTAAAAGGGGTCTGGAGCAGTACACCCGTACTGATGCGGGGGCGGTATACGCCATCAAGGGTTGCCCGATGCATGAGGAACCGCTTCACCTTATCCCCCGGGGACTCCGGGGCGAGTTTCAGCGGGAGTACGGCGTCTACATCGAAGGGGAGCTCTGCCCGGTCTGCCGCCTGCGCGTGGAAACGGAGTACAGCGGGCGCATCGAAGACGTACCGGTGGAGCGGGTCCTCTTTTCTGAGGAGAAGCGGATCGGCATCGGCACCTTCACTCCTTCCGACCCGAAGTCCCAGGATATCGCGGAACTCACCGGGAGCATCGACTTTTCTACCATCGCGGAATACGGCTCCGAATCCGACCCCCGCGCCTACCGTTTCGACGGCGAACTCAACATTGCCAACAGGGGGATCATGGAGTTCCAGGAGATGCTCAAGTGCGACGAGCGTTTCCTCTGGAACCTCCTTTCTCTCTCTCAAGAAGGCAATTTCAAAGCTGGCCGCTTTGCCCTGATTTACGCCGATGAGCTAATCATTGCCCATTCGAACGAGGCGGAATACAAAGCTTTTATCAGTAACAAGAAAAACGAAGCGCTCCTATCGCGAATGATCGTGATGAAAATCCCTTACAACCTGCGGGTCTCGGACGAAATCAAAATCTACCAAAAGCTCATCAAACAGAGCGATCTGAAAGACATCCACATCGCCCCGCACGCCCTGCGCGTAGCCGCCATTTTTTCTGTCCTCTCACGCCTGAAAGAATCAAAAAAGCAGGGGATAGACATCGTCAAAAAACTAAAGCTTTACGACGGTGAAGACCTGGAAGGCTTCAAGCAGGCAGACGTAGCCGAGCTTATGGCCGAGCACCCGGACGAAGGGATGAGCGGGGTGGACCCGCGCTACGTGATTAACCGGCTCTGCTCCGCCCTCATCCGCAGCGAAACCCGCTGCATCGGGCCCCTTGACGTACTCCGGGCCCTGAAGGACGGCCTCGACCAGCACCCCTCGGTCACGCCTGAAGAACGCGAGCGGCTGTTAAACTTTATTTCGCTCGCCCGGCGGGAGTACGACGAGATCGCCAAGCGGGAGGTCCAGAAGGCGTTTGTTTATTCCTTTGAGGAATCGGCCCGGAACCTCTTCGATAACTACCTCGACAACGTGGAAGCCTATTGCAGCGGGGCTAAAGTACGTGACCCTATTACGGACGAGGAACTCGAACCCGACGAGCGGCTGATGCGCTCAATTGAAGAACAGATCGGCGTCAGCGAAACGGCGAAAAAGAGTTTCCGGGAGGAGATCCTCATCCGGCTATCGAGTTACGCCCGCAAAGGTAGGCGCTTCGACTATACCGCGCACGAGCGGCTGCGCGAGGCGATTGAACGCAAGCTTTTCGCTGACCTTAAGGACGTGATCAAAATCACCACTACGACAAAAACACCTGACGCCGAGCAACTTAAACGATTAAGCGTGGTGAGCGAAAGGCTTATTCGTGAGTACGGTTACTGCCCGGTTTGCGCGAGCGAATTGCTGCGCTATGTCGGCAGCCTCCTGAGTCGCTAA
- a CDS encoding SLC13 family permease, producing the protein MFSQTHVFLATGIFLLTYALIISEKIHRTVAALLGAVVVMLTGIITPELAVRYIDWNTIGLLTGMMIVVGITRETGVFKYLAIKAAKMARGEPLRILSSLFLVTAVLSALLDNVTTVLLVVPVTFAIARKLGVSPLPFLIAEIFASNIGGTATLIGDPPNIMIGSAVGLGFMDFVINLTPVVVVIYVLTIFILRLIYRRDLVTQPERQKSIMELNEWDEIKDAALLKPCLWVLGLTITGFALHQYVHLESSVVALGGATLLLLVTRFEPERAFHAVEWPVIFFFIGLFALVGALEEVGVIEAVAHYALNITGGQLLPAGMLILWLAALASAFVDNIPFVATMIPLIQDMGRLGGIENLNFLWWSLSLGACLGGNGTIVGASANVVVVGMAEKRGFPISFLGFFKVAFPLMVLSIVLSTGYLLAWLQFNTTRVLLSTMGTGLFLALLLHLVQKQLERKDRAEPLPEP; encoded by the coding sequence TTGTTTAGCCAAACCCACGTCTTTTTAGCCACCGGCATTTTTTTGCTTACTTACGCCCTGATCATTTCCGAAAAAATTCACCGCACCGTTGCTGCGCTTTTGGGCGCGGTCGTGGTCATGCTGACCGGCATCATCACTCCAGAATTGGCCGTCCGCTATATAGATTGGAACACCATCGGTCTTTTAACGGGAATGATGATCGTTGTGGGTATCACGCGGGAGACGGGAGTTTTTAAATACCTGGCCATTAAGGCAGCTAAAATGGCGCGGGGCGAACCACTGCGCATTTTATCCTCTCTTTTCCTGGTCACTGCCGTTCTTTCCGCTCTATTGGATAACGTGACCACCGTATTGCTTGTCGTGCCCGTCACTTTCGCCATCGCCCGTAAGTTGGGCGTAAGCCCCTTACCTTTCTTAATTGCCGAAATTTTTGCCTCCAATATCGGGGGCACGGCCACACTGATTGGCGATCCCCCCAATATTATGATTGGCAGCGCCGTTGGACTGGGATTTATGGACTTCGTGATTAACCTTACACCGGTGGTAGTTGTGATTTATGTTTTAACCATCTTTATTTTGCGCCTGATTTACCGCCGGGATCTTGTTACGCAACCTGAGCGACAAAAAAGCATTATGGAACTCAATGAGTGGGATGAGATTAAGGATGCCGCTTTATTAAAACCGTGCCTCTGGGTTTTAGGATTAACCATTACCGGCTTTGCCCTGCACCAGTATGTACACTTGGAGAGTTCTGTAGTAGCTCTTGGCGGAGCAACCCTGCTGCTCCTGGTTACCCGCTTTGAACCGGAGCGTGCCTTCCACGCTGTGGAATGGCCGGTGATTTTCTTCTTCATTGGCCTTTTTGCCCTGGTAGGCGCATTAGAGGAAGTAGGTGTAATCGAGGCCGTTGCCCACTATGCCTTAAACATTACAGGAGGCCAGCTCTTGCCTGCTGGGATGCTTATCCTCTGGCTTGCGGCCCTGGCCTCGGCTTTTGTGGACAACATCCCCTTTGTGGCAACTATGATTCCCCTCATTCAGGACATGGGGCGCCTGGGGGGCATAGAAAACCTCAACTTTCTCTGGTGGTCCCTATCCCTGGGAGCTTGCCTAGGGGGTAACGGCACCATCGTTGGTGCCTCGGCCAACGTGGTGGTGGTGGGTATGGCGGAAAAAAGAGGCTTCCCTATTAGTTTTCTCGGCTTCTTCAAAGTAGCTTTTCCGCTCATGGTTCTTTCCATTGTTCTTTCTACAGGCTACCTGCTTGCTTGGCTACAATTTAATACCACCCGCGTGCTCTTATCAACCATGGGAACGGGACTGTTTTTGGCTCTCCTGCTGCACCTGGTACAAAAGCAGTTGGAACGAAAGGACCGGGCAGAGCCACTTCCCGAACCTTAA
- a CDS encoding response regulator transcription factor gives MQPKTEPVRILIIDDEPRIRDLLRKYLAAEGFVVGEVADGEAAVTEVCSGQWDLVILDIMLPKKDGWEVCREIRKTSEVPVLMLTARGDEIDRVLGLELGADDYIVKPFSPREVVARVKAVLRRVKKGAAPGKLFSFAGVVIEPEARTVTVNGTLLALTPKEFDLLLALAQAPGRVFRREELLRLVWGYDFYGDSRTVDTHITRLREKLNQAGAPPLITTVWGVGYKLEVRDAEHSG, from the coding sequence GTGCAGCCCAAAACCGAGCCGGTGCGGATACTGATCATCGATGACGAGCCCCGGATTAGGGATTTGCTCCGGAAATATCTCGCGGCGGAAGGATTCGTGGTCGGCGAAGTCGCGGACGGTGAAGCGGCGGTAACGGAAGTCTGTTCAGGCCAGTGGGACCTCGTTATCCTAGACATAATGCTTCCTAAAAAAGACGGCTGGGAGGTTTGCCGGGAAATCCGGAAAACTTCGGAGGTGCCGGTGCTGATGCTTACGGCCCGGGGCGATGAGATTGACCGGGTGCTGGGTTTAGAGCTCGGCGCTGACGATTATATTGTCAAACCCTTCAGCCCGCGGGAAGTTGTGGCGCGGGTGAAGGCGGTGCTGCGGCGGGTGAAAAAAGGTGCCGCGCCCGGGAAACTGTTTTCCTTCGCCGGTGTGGTGATTGAACCAGAGGCGCGGACAGTCACGGTGAACGGAACATTGCTGGCTCTAACCCCGAAAGAGTTCGACCTCTTGCTGGCGCTCGCCCAGGCCCCCGGCCGGGTCTTCCGGCGCGAGGAGCTTTTAAGGTTAGTCTGGGGCTACGATTTTTACGGAGATTCGCGGACGGTGGATACCCACATCACCCGCCTCCGCGAAAAACTGAACCAGGCGGGGGCGCCGCCGCTTATTACCACTGTCTGGGGCGTGGGTTACAAATTAGAGGTGCGGGATGCGGAGCATAGCGGCTAA
- a CDS encoding universal stress protein: MLKKVLLPTDGSVNALKAAEFTVGLMKLLPGTEVTVINVYQVVPEFGIYDSGFETYDSLLDPGTIETVKQMSQRVLEKTVAIFEQAGLKVNAVSVEGEPGRKIADFAKEGGYDHIVIGSRGMGALSGLASGSVTQKVLYFATCPVTVIKG, from the coding sequence ATGCTGAAAAAAGTACTTCTTCCTACGGATGGCTCCGTTAACGCCCTGAAAGCGGCGGAGTTTACGGTGGGTTTGATGAAGTTGTTGCCCGGTACCGAAGTAACCGTGATAAACGTCTATCAGGTGGTGCCGGAGTTCGGGATCTACGACTCGGGGTTCGAGACCTACGATAGCCTGTTGGATCCGGGAACTATAGAAACGGTGAAGCAGATGTCGCAGCGGGTCCTCGAGAAAACCGTAGCGATATTCGAGCAGGCGGGCTTGAAGGTGAATGCGGTTTCCGTAGAGGGCGAACCGGGGAGGAAAATCGCTGATTTTGCCAAAGAAGGTGGTTACGACCACATTGTGATCGGTTCACGGGGTATGGGTGCTTTGAGTGGTTTGGCTTCGGGCAGTGTGACCCAGAAGGTCTTGTATTTTGCCACTTGTCCCGTGACTGTAATTAAAGGCTAA
- a CDS encoding ASKHA domain-containing protein has product MLSKKFCVTLSPPHLGDNRADAPRLLAALPVDGSVAIPLAVLRRISEPLRTGGWQVTAALCRTKCGWRLQDVEPGDTTARHFGLAVDVGTTTVAVAIVDLSAKRKVAVATEENRQVSVAQDILTRLWTAAEPDGRAMLQSLIAETINEATAAAAAEAGIHPQEITAVAVSANTGMVHLLLGLDPSRIYCEPYIPVVTAPDLLRAQDIGLAVHPEAVVYFLPGVGSYVGGDAIGGVLVSGLHRQEEITLFVDIGTNVEIILGNREWLVAAAGAAGPALEGGVVAQGMRALPGAIKRVHIDPDTQRVTYEVIGGGKPRGICGSGVVDALAGMLLSGIIDRAGHFRDGRNAFLVAPGSETATGQDIVITQQDIKNFLRTKGAVNAAVETLLAAVGLNPREIARFYAAGAFGTHLDVEAAVTLGLYPDLPRDRIVSLGNSALEAARLALLSEEVREELRTIIAQITYIELNANADFMARFAGSQFFPHTDISLYPTVAEKLRAAGLLKK; this is encoded by the coding sequence GTGTTAAGCAAGAAATTTTGTGTTACTTTAAGCCCGCCGCACCTCGGTGACAACCGGGCCGACGCGCCCCGGCTTCTCGCCGCGCTACCGGTGGATGGGAGTGTTGCGATTCCGCTAGCGGTGCTGCGCCGGATTTCAGAGCCGCTGCGGACCGGCGGCTGGCAGGTTACAGCGGCTCTCTGCCGAACCAAGTGCGGGTGGCGGCTCCAGGATGTGGAGCCGGGAGATACCACTGCTCGCCATTTCGGTCTTGCCGTGGACGTCGGAACTACAACTGTAGCGGTCGCCATAGTGGATCTAAGCGCCAAGAGAAAGGTTGCGGTGGCAACGGAAGAAAACCGGCAAGTTTCAGTGGCACAAGACATCTTGACCCGCCTGTGGACGGCGGCGGAACCGGACGGGCGGGCGATGCTCCAGAGCCTTATTGCCGAAACCATCAACGAGGCCACAGCAGCGGCGGCAGCAGAAGCAGGCATCCATCCCCAGGAGATCACCGCGGTTGCCGTGAGCGCCAACACCGGTATGGTTCATCTCCTCCTCGGGCTTGACCCCTCCCGGATCTACTGTGAGCCTTACATCCCGGTGGTCACTGCTCCCGACCTTCTGCGGGCTCAAGACATCGGCCTGGCCGTCCATCCGGAGGCTGTCGTCTATTTCCTGCCGGGTGTTGGTAGCTACGTCGGCGGCGACGCCATCGGCGGCGTGTTGGTAAGCGGGCTGCACCGGCAGGAAGAGATAACCCTCTTTGTAGATATTGGCACTAACGTGGAAATAATTCTCGGCAACCGGGAATGGCTCGTTGCCGCGGCCGGAGCGGCAGGCCCCGCACTCGAAGGGGGCGTTGTAGCGCAGGGGATGCGGGCACTGCCTGGCGCCATCAAGCGGGTCCATATCGACCCGGATACCCAGCGGGTGACCTACGAAGTCATCGGGGGCGGGAAACCGCGGGGGATATGCGGCTCAGGCGTTGTCGACGCGCTGGCCGGCATGCTTCTCTCCGGCATCATCGACCGGGCCGGGCATTTCCGGGACGGCCGGAACGCTTTCCTGGTGGCTCCGGGTAGCGAAACCGCGACCGGACAGGATATCGTCATCACCCAGCAGGACATCAAGAACTTTTTGAGGACAAAAGGAGCGGTGAACGCCGCTGTGGAGACACTCCTGGCGGCTGTGGGCCTGAACCCCCGCGAGATAGCTCGCTTTTACGCTGCTGGCGCCTTTGGCACGCACCTCGATGTTGAAGCTGCCGTCACCCTCGGCCTTTATCCCGACCTGCCGCGCGACCGGATCGTAAGCTTGGGCAACTCTGCGCTCGAAGCGGCCAGGCTTGCGCTCCTCTCGGAAGAGGTTAGGGAAGAACTGCGGACGATCATCGCGCAAATTACTTACATCGAGCTCAACGCCAACGCCGACTTTATGGCCCGCTTTGCAGGGAGCCAATTTTTTCCTCATACCGACATCTCACTTTATCCCACCGTAGCCGAAAAGCTCCGCGCAGCCGGGTTGCTCAAAAAGTAA
- a CDS encoding Spy/CpxP family protein refolding chaperone has protein sequence MLRQKRFLVALALVLALAVAVPVFAQAATSNNGPQATTTGGPNPVQELGLTSEQAAQIRDIQQQMYNKTRDLRIKLMDATFALRQLRWQENPDQAAIDAKIKEINNLRDQLRETAQECRQKMDSVLTPEQKEKLQSLRGCGGRHGRGGMKGFGGLGPGMGGCGGPCFGGDFGPRGSW, from the coding sequence ATGCTACGGCAAAAAAGGTTCCTGGTCGCGCTGGCACTGGTGCTGGCTCTGGCAGTTGCGGTTCCAGTCTTTGCCCAAGCGGCCACAAGCAACAACGGGCCGCAGGCTACCACTACGGGCGGGCCAAACCCGGTGCAGGAACTAGGCTTGACTTCCGAACAGGCAGCACAGATCCGGGATATCCAGCAGCAGATGTACAATAAGACCCGGGACCTGCGCATCAAGCTGATGGACGCCACGTTTGCGTTGCGGCAGCTGCGCTGGCAGGAAAACCCGGACCAGGCAGCTATTGACGCCAAGATCAAGGAGATCAATAATCTGCGCGACCAGCTCCGCGAGACCGCTCAGGAATGCCGCCAGAAGATGGATTCTGTCCTAACGCCAGAGCAGAAGGAGAAGCTCCAGTCCCTGCGCGGTTGCGGCGGGCGGCACGGGCGCGGCGGTATGAAGGGCTTTGGCGGCCTTGGCCCCGGCATGGGAGGCTGCGGCGGCCCGTGTTTTGGTGGTGACTTCGGACCGCGCGGCAGCTGGTAA